One Salvia splendens isolate huo1 chromosome 12, SspV2, whole genome shotgun sequence genomic window carries:
- the LOC121758690 gene encoding probable galacturonosyltransferase 15 isoform X2 has translation MKLYISATGITRLAASRGGAGGVFRRMKSSKRRLSHRTIRLLAGLLLPFLFVRSALLLLESAALCSSPIGCLTWRFFGGSDAALLREELMRALLEATDGGGVGTVDGSNSEPVSFKDLVKDMSLNRQDLKAFAFKTKSMIAKMEHIVKTAQWHESMYWHLAAHSVPKGLHCLSLEMAEEYAVNAAARSRFPLPQYILRLTDPSFHHVVLLTDNILAASVVISSTLKTSSNPDKLVFHVVTDKKTYTSMHAWFSVNTVDSVVVEVKGLHQYDWPHEVNVAVKEMLEIHHQIGNHNFRSLKENLEYGNGNHHKLDVFSPSSISLLNHLRIYLPELFPDLNKVVFLDHDVVVQRDISSLWDLNLNQKAVAAVVDSWCGTDCCPGRKYNDYFNFTNPIISSLLDKNRCGWLYGVNVFDLQRWRNSNITAVYHQWLKLSLNSGFELWHPGVLPPALLAFENHVHAIDPSWHIAGLGHRYPRLDEHMLETAAVVHFSGPAKPWLEIGSSEELFEAEGRRSSLQSLFRHCSSVGNNTHICIYRRR, from the exons ATGAAGCTCTACATATCGGCGACCGGGATTACGAGATTAGCTGCGTCCAGAGGTGGAGCGGGAGGCGTTTTCCGGCGGATGAAGTCGAGTAAACGCCGATTGTCTCACCGGACGATTAGGTTGCTCGCCGGCCTACTTTTGCCCTTCCTTTTTGTTAGGTCTGCTCTTCTCCTCCTCGAATCCGCCGCCCTATGCTCTTCCCCTATCG GTTGCCTCACATGGCGGTTTTTTGGCGGGAGTGACGCTGCCTTG CTCAGAGAAGAGCTGATGAGGGCCTTGCTGGAGGCCACTGATGGTGGTGGTGTTGGCACAGTTGATGGTTCAAATTCTGAACCGGTTTCATTCAAGGATCTTGTAAAGGACATGTCTTTAAACAGACAGGACTTAAAAGCCTTCGCTTTCAAGACCAAGTCCATG ATTGCGAAGATGGAACACATTGTAAAAACAGCTCAATGGCATGAATCTATGTATTGGCATTTAGCTGCTCATAGTGTGCCCAAGGGCCTTCATTGTCTTTCACTAGAAATGGCTGAGGAGTATGCTGTCAATGCTGCAGCGCGTTCTCGATTTCCTCTGCCTCAATACATTCTCCGCCTCACAGACCCTTCGTTTCATCATGTTGTTCTTTTAACTGACAACATCCTCGCTGCCTCTGTTGTTATTTCCTCCACTCTCAAAACATCAAGCAATCCCGATAAACTGGTCTTCCATGTGGTGACTGATAAGAAGACATACACTTCAATGCATGCATGGTTTTCAGTAAACACGGTCGATTCTGTTGTTGTTGAAGTCAAGGGCTTGCATCAGTACGACTGGCCTCATGAGGTGAATGTAGCTGTTAAGGAGATGCTAGAAATTCATCACCAGATCGGGAATCACAATTTCCGAAGCCTGAAGGAGAATCTCGAATATGGGAATGGAAACCATCACAAGCTGGATGTCTTTAGTCCCAGTTCCATCTCCCTCTTAAATCACCTCCGTATTTATCTACCCGAG CTGTTTCCTGATCTGAATAAAGTTGTGTTCCTGGACCATGATGTCGTAGTACAACGTGACATATCGTCCCTATGGGACTTGAATCTCAACCAGAAAGCTGTGGCTGCAGTTGTTGATTCATGGTGTGGAACGGACTGTTGTCCGGGAAGAAAGTACAATGATTATTTCAATTTCACGAATCCAATCATATCGTCTCTTTTGGACAAAAATCGTTGCGGATGGCTTTATGGGGTAAATGTTTTTGATCTACAAAGATGGAGGAATAGCAATATAACTGCAGTGTATCATCAATGGCTTAAACTT AGCCTCAATTCTGGTTTTGAACTATGGCATCCGGGAGTACTTCCACCCGCCTTACTTGCCTTCGAAAATCACGTGCACGCTATTGATCCTTCATGGCACATAGCTGGTTTGGGGCACCGGTACCCACGACTAGACGAGCACATGCTGGAAACTGCAGCTGTTGTGCATTTTAGTGGACCGGCAAAGCCATGGCTCGAAATCGGGTCATCAGAG GAGTTGTTTGAGGCGGAGGGAAGAAGGTCGAGCCTTCAGTCTCTTTTCAGGCATTGCTCCTCTGTTGGTAATAACacacatatatgtatatatagaagACGCTAG
- the LOC121758690 gene encoding probable galacturonosyltransferase 15 isoform X1, translating to MKLYISATGITRLAASRGGAGGVFRRMKSSKRRLSHRTIRLLAGLLLPFLFVRSALLLLESAALCSSPIASGCLTWRFFGGSDAALLREELMRALLEATDGGGVGTVDGSNSEPVSFKDLVKDMSLNRQDLKAFAFKTKSMIAKMEHIVKTAQWHESMYWHLAAHSVPKGLHCLSLEMAEEYAVNAAARSRFPLPQYILRLTDPSFHHVVLLTDNILAASVVISSTLKTSSNPDKLVFHVVTDKKTYTSMHAWFSVNTVDSVVVEVKGLHQYDWPHEVNVAVKEMLEIHHQIGNHNFRSLKENLEYGNGNHHKLDVFSPSSISLLNHLRIYLPELFPDLNKVVFLDHDVVVQRDISSLWDLNLNQKAVAAVVDSWCGTDCCPGRKYNDYFNFTNPIISSLLDKNRCGWLYGVNVFDLQRWRNSNITAVYHQWLKLSLNSGFELWHPGVLPPALLAFENHVHAIDPSWHIAGLGHRYPRLDEHMLETAAVVHFSGPAKPWLEIGSSEELFEAEGRRSSLQSLFRHCSSVGNNTHICIYRRR from the exons ATGAAGCTCTACATATCGGCGACCGGGATTACGAGATTAGCTGCGTCCAGAGGTGGAGCGGGAGGCGTTTTCCGGCGGATGAAGTCGAGTAAACGCCGATTGTCTCACCGGACGATTAGGTTGCTCGCCGGCCTACTTTTGCCCTTCCTTTTTGTTAGGTCTGCTCTTCTCCTCCTCGAATCCGCCGCCCTATGCTCTTCCCCTATCG CTTCAGGTTGCCTCACATGGCGGTTTTTTGGCGGGAGTGACGCTGCCTTG CTCAGAGAAGAGCTGATGAGGGCCTTGCTGGAGGCCACTGATGGTGGTGGTGTTGGCACAGTTGATGGTTCAAATTCTGAACCGGTTTCATTCAAGGATCTTGTAAAGGACATGTCTTTAAACAGACAGGACTTAAAAGCCTTCGCTTTCAAGACCAAGTCCATG ATTGCGAAGATGGAACACATTGTAAAAACAGCTCAATGGCATGAATCTATGTATTGGCATTTAGCTGCTCATAGTGTGCCCAAGGGCCTTCATTGTCTTTCACTAGAAATGGCTGAGGAGTATGCTGTCAATGCTGCAGCGCGTTCTCGATTTCCTCTGCCTCAATACATTCTCCGCCTCACAGACCCTTCGTTTCATCATGTTGTTCTTTTAACTGACAACATCCTCGCTGCCTCTGTTGTTATTTCCTCCACTCTCAAAACATCAAGCAATCCCGATAAACTGGTCTTCCATGTGGTGACTGATAAGAAGACATACACTTCAATGCATGCATGGTTTTCAGTAAACACGGTCGATTCTGTTGTTGTTGAAGTCAAGGGCTTGCATCAGTACGACTGGCCTCATGAGGTGAATGTAGCTGTTAAGGAGATGCTAGAAATTCATCACCAGATCGGGAATCACAATTTCCGAAGCCTGAAGGAGAATCTCGAATATGGGAATGGAAACCATCACAAGCTGGATGTCTTTAGTCCCAGTTCCATCTCCCTCTTAAATCACCTCCGTATTTATCTACCCGAG CTGTTTCCTGATCTGAATAAAGTTGTGTTCCTGGACCATGATGTCGTAGTACAACGTGACATATCGTCCCTATGGGACTTGAATCTCAACCAGAAAGCTGTGGCTGCAGTTGTTGATTCATGGTGTGGAACGGACTGTTGTCCGGGAAGAAAGTACAATGATTATTTCAATTTCACGAATCCAATCATATCGTCTCTTTTGGACAAAAATCGTTGCGGATGGCTTTATGGGGTAAATGTTTTTGATCTACAAAGATGGAGGAATAGCAATATAACTGCAGTGTATCATCAATGGCTTAAACTT AGCCTCAATTCTGGTTTTGAACTATGGCATCCGGGAGTACTTCCACCCGCCTTACTTGCCTTCGAAAATCACGTGCACGCTATTGATCCTTCATGGCACATAGCTGGTTTGGGGCACCGGTACCCACGACTAGACGAGCACATGCTGGAAACTGCAGCTGTTGTGCATTTTAGTGGACCGGCAAAGCCATGGCTCGAAATCGGGTCATCAGAG GAGTTGTTTGAGGCGGAGGGAAGAAGGTCGAGCCTTCAGTCTCTTTTCAGGCATTGCTCCTCTGTTGGTAATAACacacatatatgtatatatagaagACGCTAG
- the LOC121758690 gene encoding probable galacturonosyltransferase 15 isoform X4 — protein sequence MKLYISATGITRLAASRGGAGGVFRRMKSSKRRLSHRTIRLLAGLLLPFLFVRSALLLLESAALCSSPIGCLTWRFFGGSDAALLREELMRALLEATDGGGVGTVDGSNSEPVSFKDLVKDMSLNRQDLKAFAFKTKSMIAKMEHIVKTAQWHESMYWHLAAHSVPKGLHCLSLEMAEEYAVNAAARSRFPLPQYILRLTDPSFHHVVLLTDNILAASVVISSTLKTSSNPDKLVFHVVTDKKTYTSMHAWFSVNTVDSVVVEVKGLHQYDWPHEVNVAVKEMLEIHHQIGNHNFRSLKENLEYGNGNHHKLDVFSPSSISLLNHLRIYLPELFPDLNKVVFLDHDVVVQRDISSLWDLNLNQKAVAAVVDSWCGTDCCPGRKYNDYFNFTNPIISSLLDKNRCGWLYGVNVFDLQRWRNSNITAVYHQWLKLSLNSGFELWHPGVLPPALLAFENHVHAIDPSWHIAGLGHRYPRLDEHMLETAAVVHFSGPAKPWLEIGSSEVRDLWTRHINSSNHHIRKCGIAS from the exons ATGAAGCTCTACATATCGGCGACCGGGATTACGAGATTAGCTGCGTCCAGAGGTGGAGCGGGAGGCGTTTTCCGGCGGATGAAGTCGAGTAAACGCCGATTGTCTCACCGGACGATTAGGTTGCTCGCCGGCCTACTTTTGCCCTTCCTTTTTGTTAGGTCTGCTCTTCTCCTCCTCGAATCCGCCGCCCTATGCTCTTCCCCTATCG GTTGCCTCACATGGCGGTTTTTTGGCGGGAGTGACGCTGCCTTG CTCAGAGAAGAGCTGATGAGGGCCTTGCTGGAGGCCACTGATGGTGGTGGTGTTGGCACAGTTGATGGTTCAAATTCTGAACCGGTTTCATTCAAGGATCTTGTAAAGGACATGTCTTTAAACAGACAGGACTTAAAAGCCTTCGCTTTCAAGACCAAGTCCATG ATTGCGAAGATGGAACACATTGTAAAAACAGCTCAATGGCATGAATCTATGTATTGGCATTTAGCTGCTCATAGTGTGCCCAAGGGCCTTCATTGTCTTTCACTAGAAATGGCTGAGGAGTATGCTGTCAATGCTGCAGCGCGTTCTCGATTTCCTCTGCCTCAATACATTCTCCGCCTCACAGACCCTTCGTTTCATCATGTTGTTCTTTTAACTGACAACATCCTCGCTGCCTCTGTTGTTATTTCCTCCACTCTCAAAACATCAAGCAATCCCGATAAACTGGTCTTCCATGTGGTGACTGATAAGAAGACATACACTTCAATGCATGCATGGTTTTCAGTAAACACGGTCGATTCTGTTGTTGTTGAAGTCAAGGGCTTGCATCAGTACGACTGGCCTCATGAGGTGAATGTAGCTGTTAAGGAGATGCTAGAAATTCATCACCAGATCGGGAATCACAATTTCCGAAGCCTGAAGGAGAATCTCGAATATGGGAATGGAAACCATCACAAGCTGGATGTCTTTAGTCCCAGTTCCATCTCCCTCTTAAATCACCTCCGTATTTATCTACCCGAG CTGTTTCCTGATCTGAATAAAGTTGTGTTCCTGGACCATGATGTCGTAGTACAACGTGACATATCGTCCCTATGGGACTTGAATCTCAACCAGAAAGCTGTGGCTGCAGTTGTTGATTCATGGTGTGGAACGGACTGTTGTCCGGGAAGAAAGTACAATGATTATTTCAATTTCACGAATCCAATCATATCGTCTCTTTTGGACAAAAATCGTTGCGGATGGCTTTATGGGGTAAATGTTTTTGATCTACAAAGATGGAGGAATAGCAATATAACTGCAGTGTATCATCAATGGCTTAAACTT AGCCTCAATTCTGGTTTTGAACTATGGCATCCGGGAGTACTTCCACCCGCCTTACTTGCCTTCGAAAATCACGTGCACGCTATTGATCCTTCATGGCACATAGCTGGTTTGGGGCACCGGTACCCACGACTAGACGAGCACATGCTGGAAACTGCAGCTGTTGTGCATTTTAGTGGACCGGCAAAGCCATGGCTCGAAATCGGGTCATCAGAGGTAAGAGATCTGTGGACTAGGCACATAAATTCATCGAATCATCATATTAGAAAATGTGGAATAGCGAGCTGA
- the LOC121758690 gene encoding probable galacturonosyltransferase 15 isoform X5, which produces MKLYISATGITRLAASRGGAGGVFRRMKSSKRRLSHRTIRLLAGLLLPFLFVRSALLLLESAALCSSPIASGCLTWRFFGGSDAALLREELMRALLEATDGGGVGTVDGSNSEPVSFKDLVKDMSLNRQDLKAFAFKTKSMIAKMEHIVKTAQWHESMYWHLAAHSVPKGLHCLSLEMAEEYAVNAAARSRFPLPQYILRLTDPSFHHVVLLTDNILAASVVISSTLKTSSNPDKLVFHVVTDKKTYTSMHAWFSVNTVDSVVVEVKGLHQYDWPHEVNVAVKEMLEIHHQIGNHNFRSLKENLEYGNGNHHKLDVFSPSSISLLNHLRIYLPELFPDLNKVVFLDHDVVVQRDISSLWDLNLNQKAVAAVVDSWCGTDCCPGRKYNDYFNFTNPIISSLLDKNRCGWLYGVNVFDLQRWRNSNITAVYHQWLKLSLNSGFELWHPGVLPPALLAFENHVHAIDPSWHIAGLGHRYPRLDEHMLETAAVVHFSGPAKPWLEIGSSETMK; this is translated from the exons ATGAAGCTCTACATATCGGCGACCGGGATTACGAGATTAGCTGCGTCCAGAGGTGGAGCGGGAGGCGTTTTCCGGCGGATGAAGTCGAGTAAACGCCGATTGTCTCACCGGACGATTAGGTTGCTCGCCGGCCTACTTTTGCCCTTCCTTTTTGTTAGGTCTGCTCTTCTCCTCCTCGAATCCGCCGCCCTATGCTCTTCCCCTATCG CTTCAGGTTGCCTCACATGGCGGTTTTTTGGCGGGAGTGACGCTGCCTTG CTCAGAGAAGAGCTGATGAGGGCCTTGCTGGAGGCCACTGATGGTGGTGGTGTTGGCACAGTTGATGGTTCAAATTCTGAACCGGTTTCATTCAAGGATCTTGTAAAGGACATGTCTTTAAACAGACAGGACTTAAAAGCCTTCGCTTTCAAGACCAAGTCCATG ATTGCGAAGATGGAACACATTGTAAAAACAGCTCAATGGCATGAATCTATGTATTGGCATTTAGCTGCTCATAGTGTGCCCAAGGGCCTTCATTGTCTTTCACTAGAAATGGCTGAGGAGTATGCTGTCAATGCTGCAGCGCGTTCTCGATTTCCTCTGCCTCAATACATTCTCCGCCTCACAGACCCTTCGTTTCATCATGTTGTTCTTTTAACTGACAACATCCTCGCTGCCTCTGTTGTTATTTCCTCCACTCTCAAAACATCAAGCAATCCCGATAAACTGGTCTTCCATGTGGTGACTGATAAGAAGACATACACTTCAATGCATGCATGGTTTTCAGTAAACACGGTCGATTCTGTTGTTGTTGAAGTCAAGGGCTTGCATCAGTACGACTGGCCTCATGAGGTGAATGTAGCTGTTAAGGAGATGCTAGAAATTCATCACCAGATCGGGAATCACAATTTCCGAAGCCTGAAGGAGAATCTCGAATATGGGAATGGAAACCATCACAAGCTGGATGTCTTTAGTCCCAGTTCCATCTCCCTCTTAAATCACCTCCGTATTTATCTACCCGAG CTGTTTCCTGATCTGAATAAAGTTGTGTTCCTGGACCATGATGTCGTAGTACAACGTGACATATCGTCCCTATGGGACTTGAATCTCAACCAGAAAGCTGTGGCTGCAGTTGTTGATTCATGGTGTGGAACGGACTGTTGTCCGGGAAGAAAGTACAATGATTATTTCAATTTCACGAATCCAATCATATCGTCTCTTTTGGACAAAAATCGTTGCGGATGGCTTTATGGGGTAAATGTTTTTGATCTACAAAGATGGAGGAATAGCAATATAACTGCAGTGTATCATCAATGGCTTAAACTT AGCCTCAATTCTGGTTTTGAACTATGGCATCCGGGAGTACTTCCACCCGCCTTACTTGCCTTCGAAAATCACGTGCACGCTATTGATCCTTCATGGCACATAGCTGGTTTGGGGCACCGGTACCCACGACTAGACGAGCACATGCTGGAAACTGCAGCTGTTGTGCATTTTAGTGGACCGGCAAAGCCATGGCTCGAAATCGGGTCATCAGAG ACAATGAAATAA
- the LOC121758690 gene encoding probable galacturonosyltransferase 15 isoform X3: MKLYISATGITRLAASRGGAGGVFRRMKSSKRRLSHRTIRLLAGLLLPFLFVRSALLLLESAALCSSPIASGCLTWRFFGGSDAALLREELMRALLEATDGGGVGTVDGSNSEPVSFKDLVKDMSLNRQDLKAFAFKTKSMIAKMEHIVKTAQWHESMYWHLAAHSVPKGLHCLSLEMAEEYAVNAAARSRFPLPQYILRLTDPSFHHVVLLTDNILAASVVISSTLKTSSNPDKLVFHVVTDKKTYTSMHAWFSVNTVDSVVVEVKGLHQYDWPHEVNVAVKEMLEIHHQIGNHNFRSLKENLEYGNGNHHKLDVFSPSSISLLNHLRIYLPELFPDLNKVVFLDHDVVVQRDISSLWDLNLNQKAVAAVVDSWCGTDCCPGRKYNDYFNFTNPIISSLLDKNRCGWLYGVNVFDLQRWRNSNITAVYHQWLKLSLNSGFELWHPGVLPPALLAFENHVHAIDPSWHIAGLGHRYPRLDEHMLETAAVVHFSGPAKPWLEIGSSEVRDLWTRHINSSNHHIRKCGIAS, translated from the exons ATGAAGCTCTACATATCGGCGACCGGGATTACGAGATTAGCTGCGTCCAGAGGTGGAGCGGGAGGCGTTTTCCGGCGGATGAAGTCGAGTAAACGCCGATTGTCTCACCGGACGATTAGGTTGCTCGCCGGCCTACTTTTGCCCTTCCTTTTTGTTAGGTCTGCTCTTCTCCTCCTCGAATCCGCCGCCCTATGCTCTTCCCCTATCG CTTCAGGTTGCCTCACATGGCGGTTTTTTGGCGGGAGTGACGCTGCCTTG CTCAGAGAAGAGCTGATGAGGGCCTTGCTGGAGGCCACTGATGGTGGTGGTGTTGGCACAGTTGATGGTTCAAATTCTGAACCGGTTTCATTCAAGGATCTTGTAAAGGACATGTCTTTAAACAGACAGGACTTAAAAGCCTTCGCTTTCAAGACCAAGTCCATG ATTGCGAAGATGGAACACATTGTAAAAACAGCTCAATGGCATGAATCTATGTATTGGCATTTAGCTGCTCATAGTGTGCCCAAGGGCCTTCATTGTCTTTCACTAGAAATGGCTGAGGAGTATGCTGTCAATGCTGCAGCGCGTTCTCGATTTCCTCTGCCTCAATACATTCTCCGCCTCACAGACCCTTCGTTTCATCATGTTGTTCTTTTAACTGACAACATCCTCGCTGCCTCTGTTGTTATTTCCTCCACTCTCAAAACATCAAGCAATCCCGATAAACTGGTCTTCCATGTGGTGACTGATAAGAAGACATACACTTCAATGCATGCATGGTTTTCAGTAAACACGGTCGATTCTGTTGTTGTTGAAGTCAAGGGCTTGCATCAGTACGACTGGCCTCATGAGGTGAATGTAGCTGTTAAGGAGATGCTAGAAATTCATCACCAGATCGGGAATCACAATTTCCGAAGCCTGAAGGAGAATCTCGAATATGGGAATGGAAACCATCACAAGCTGGATGTCTTTAGTCCCAGTTCCATCTCCCTCTTAAATCACCTCCGTATTTATCTACCCGAG CTGTTTCCTGATCTGAATAAAGTTGTGTTCCTGGACCATGATGTCGTAGTACAACGTGACATATCGTCCCTATGGGACTTGAATCTCAACCAGAAAGCTGTGGCTGCAGTTGTTGATTCATGGTGTGGAACGGACTGTTGTCCGGGAAGAAAGTACAATGATTATTTCAATTTCACGAATCCAATCATATCGTCTCTTTTGGACAAAAATCGTTGCGGATGGCTTTATGGGGTAAATGTTTTTGATCTACAAAGATGGAGGAATAGCAATATAACTGCAGTGTATCATCAATGGCTTAAACTT AGCCTCAATTCTGGTTTTGAACTATGGCATCCGGGAGTACTTCCACCCGCCTTACTTGCCTTCGAAAATCACGTGCACGCTATTGATCCTTCATGGCACATAGCTGGTTTGGGGCACCGGTACCCACGACTAGACGAGCACATGCTGGAAACTGCAGCTGTTGTGCATTTTAGTGGACCGGCAAAGCCATGGCTCGAAATCGGGTCATCAGAGGTAAGAGATCTGTGGACTAGGCACATAAATTCATCGAATCATCATATTAGAAAATGTGGAATAGCGAGCTGA
- the LOC121758690 gene encoding probable galacturonosyltransferase 15 isoform X6: MRALLEATDGGGVGTVDGSNSEPVSFKDLVKDMSLNRQDLKAFAFKTKSMIAKMEHIVKTAQWHESMYWHLAAHSVPKGLHCLSLEMAEEYAVNAAARSRFPLPQYILRLTDPSFHHVVLLTDNILAASVVISSTLKTSSNPDKLVFHVVTDKKTYTSMHAWFSVNTVDSVVVEVKGLHQYDWPHEVNVAVKEMLEIHHQIGNHNFRSLKENLEYGNGNHHKLDVFSPSSISLLNHLRIYLPELFPDLNKVVFLDHDVVVQRDISSLWDLNLNQKAVAAVVDSWCGTDCCPGRKYNDYFNFTNPIISSLLDKNRCGWLYGVNVFDLQRWRNSNITAVYHQWLKLSLNSGFELWHPGVLPPALLAFENHVHAIDPSWHIAGLGHRYPRLDEHMLETAAVVHFSGPAKPWLEIGSSEELFEAEGRRSSLQSLFRHCSSVGNNTHICIYRRR; encoded by the exons ATGAGGGCCTTGCTGGAGGCCACTGATGGTGGTGGTGTTGGCACAGTTGATGGTTCAAATTCTGAACCGGTTTCATTCAAGGATCTTGTAAAGGACATGTCTTTAAACAGACAGGACTTAAAAGCCTTCGCTTTCAAGACCAAGTCCATG ATTGCGAAGATGGAACACATTGTAAAAACAGCTCAATGGCATGAATCTATGTATTGGCATTTAGCTGCTCATAGTGTGCCCAAGGGCCTTCATTGTCTTTCACTAGAAATGGCTGAGGAGTATGCTGTCAATGCTGCAGCGCGTTCTCGATTTCCTCTGCCTCAATACATTCTCCGCCTCACAGACCCTTCGTTTCATCATGTTGTTCTTTTAACTGACAACATCCTCGCTGCCTCTGTTGTTATTTCCTCCACTCTCAAAACATCAAGCAATCCCGATAAACTGGTCTTCCATGTGGTGACTGATAAGAAGACATACACTTCAATGCATGCATGGTTTTCAGTAAACACGGTCGATTCTGTTGTTGTTGAAGTCAAGGGCTTGCATCAGTACGACTGGCCTCATGAGGTGAATGTAGCTGTTAAGGAGATGCTAGAAATTCATCACCAGATCGGGAATCACAATTTCCGAAGCCTGAAGGAGAATCTCGAATATGGGAATGGAAACCATCACAAGCTGGATGTCTTTAGTCCCAGTTCCATCTCCCTCTTAAATCACCTCCGTATTTATCTACCCGAG CTGTTTCCTGATCTGAATAAAGTTGTGTTCCTGGACCATGATGTCGTAGTACAACGTGACATATCGTCCCTATGGGACTTGAATCTCAACCAGAAAGCTGTGGCTGCAGTTGTTGATTCATGGTGTGGAACGGACTGTTGTCCGGGAAGAAAGTACAATGATTATTTCAATTTCACGAATCCAATCATATCGTCTCTTTTGGACAAAAATCGTTGCGGATGGCTTTATGGGGTAAATGTTTTTGATCTACAAAGATGGAGGAATAGCAATATAACTGCAGTGTATCATCAATGGCTTAAACTT AGCCTCAATTCTGGTTTTGAACTATGGCATCCGGGAGTACTTCCACCCGCCTTACTTGCCTTCGAAAATCACGTGCACGCTATTGATCCTTCATGGCACATAGCTGGTTTGGGGCACCGGTACCCACGACTAGACGAGCACATGCTGGAAACTGCAGCTGTTGTGCATTTTAGTGGACCGGCAAAGCCATGGCTCGAAATCGGGTCATCAGAG GAGTTGTTTGAGGCGGAGGGAAGAAGGTCGAGCCTTCAGTCTCTTTTCAGGCATTGCTCCTCTGTTGGTAATAACacacatatatgtatatatagaagACGCTAG